Proteins from a genomic interval of Nitrospina gracilis Nb-211:
- a CDS encoding SDR family oxidoreductase, translating into MTSSTQKKLFCFGLGYVGSALAAALHGEGWSVSGTCRSEAKQRMLEERGWRVCPFDAPDTVPDAAPLLAGATHVLVTIAPKGEAGDVVLHHFGEMLMSLPNLEWIGYLSTTGVYGDRDGDWVDEETPPAPTFPHQKRRAEAEAQWMRLAYKRALPVNLFRLAGIYGPGRNPLLKVRQGAAQRIDKPGLMFGRVHVADVVQVLKASIERPHPGRVYNVVDNCPAPPAEVTEFACKLLGIEPPPLIPFEEANLSEMGKSFYLTNKRVNNFRIKKELKVRLHYPDYREGLKALAAKLE; encoded by the coding sequence GTGACTTCCTCAACGCAAAAAAAACTGTTCTGTTTTGGTCTTGGCTACGTGGGCTCCGCCCTGGCGGCGGCGTTGCACGGCGAGGGGTGGAGTGTCTCCGGCACCTGCCGCAGTGAAGCAAAACAGCGAATGCTCGAGGAGCGGGGCTGGCGGGTGTGCCCGTTCGACGCCCCGGATACGGTGCCCGATGCGGCCCCTCTGCTAGCCGGCGCCACGCACGTGCTGGTCACCATCGCACCCAAAGGCGAGGCGGGTGACGTGGTCCTGCACCACTTCGGCGAGATGTTGATGTCCCTGCCGAACCTCGAGTGGATCGGTTACCTTTCCACCACCGGCGTGTATGGCGACCGCGATGGCGACTGGGTGGATGAGGAGACGCCGCCCGCGCCGACGTTCCCGCACCAGAAACGTCGTGCCGAGGCCGAGGCCCAGTGGATGCGCCTCGCCTACAAACGCGCGCTTCCCGTTAACCTGTTCCGGCTGGCGGGCATTTACGGTCCGGGCCGCAATCCGTTGCTCAAGGTCCGGCAAGGTGCCGCCCAGCGCATCGACAAACCCGGCCTCATGTTTGGCAGGGTGCACGTGGCGGACGTGGTGCAGGTGCTGAAGGCGTCCATCGAACGGCCGCACCCGGGCCGGGTGTACAACGTAGTGGACAACTGTCCCGCGCCGCCCGCGGAAGTCACCGAGTTCGCCTGCAAACTGCTGGGCATCGAACCGCCGCCGTTGATCCCGTTTGAAGAGGCCAACTTAAGCGAGATGGGAAAAAGCTTTTACCTGACCAACAAGCGCGTCAACAATTTCCGCATCAAAAAAGAGTTGAAGGTGCGCCTGCATTACCCGGACTACCGTGAGGGGTTGAAGGCGCTCGCCGCCAAACTGGAATGA
- a CDS encoding response regulator, whose translation MVDDQPDNLTVLRGTLEVEGYQLAFASNGEDALAILPELKPDLILLDVMMPGINGFETCRRIKQIPLGKDIPVIFITARRETQDVMEGFEAGGVDYITKPFQQEEVCARVRSHIELVTLRQSLETQVSRTQELLGLTLTGSLNIFHEVLAGFDALLFNHAARLRQLVKESGPALGFGDTATLEIASMFLPIGFVAIPPATIARYRNNEALTMVERNMIRQVPESGAKLLERIPHLKKIANVVRYHQRGYDGSGYPEDGPRGESLPIESRAIKLLADFVKEEMEGLNGLKALERLTVKPKPYDPFLMAKFQVYVDRQERLAKMDTRSEKAVYFRELKTGLVLADKIENKEGMVLLNPGQTITELHMMLLQNHQEFIGIKEPILIRED comes from the coding sequence TTGGTCGATGACCAACCGGACAACCTCACCGTCCTTCGAGGGACCCTGGAGGTAGAGGGGTATCAACTGGCTTTTGCCTCCAACGGCGAGGATGCGCTCGCAATCCTGCCCGAGTTGAAACCGGATTTGATTCTGCTGGATGTCATGATGCCCGGCATCAATGGATTTGAAACGTGCCGCCGAATCAAACAAATTCCCTTAGGAAAAGATATCCCCGTAATATTTATCACGGCTCGCAGGGAAACCCAGGATGTGATGGAGGGATTCGAAGCGGGGGGAGTCGATTACATCACCAAACCCTTCCAGCAGGAGGAAGTCTGCGCCCGCGTCCGCAGTCATATTGAACTGGTCACCCTGCGTCAATCACTGGAAACGCAGGTAAGCCGTACGCAGGAACTCCTCGGGCTAACACTGACCGGAAGCCTGAACATTTTCCATGAAGTGCTGGCGGGGTTCGATGCCCTTCTTTTCAACCACGCCGCGCGCCTGCGCCAACTGGTGAAAGAGAGTGGGCCCGCCCTCGGGTTTGGAGATACCGCCACACTTGAAATCGCGTCCATGTTTCTGCCGATCGGGTTCGTTGCCATCCCCCCGGCCACCATTGCCCGCTACCGGAATAACGAAGCGTTGACCATGGTGGAAAGGAACATGATCCGCCAGGTTCCCGAATCCGGGGCCAAACTGTTGGAAAGGATTCCGCACCTGAAAAAAATCGCCAATGTCGTGCGTTATCACCAAAGGGGTTATGACGGCAGTGGGTATCCTGAAGACGGCCCGCGCGGCGAGTCTTTACCCATCGAATCGCGGGCGATCAAACTGCTTGCCGATTTTGTGAAAGAAGAAATGGAAGGCTTGAATGGCCTCAAGGCCCTGGAACGCCTGACTGTGAAACCAAAGCCGTACGATCCTTTCCTGATGGCCAAGTTTCAAGTGTATGTAGACCGGCAAGAACGACTGGCGAAGATGGACACAAGGTCTGAAAAAGCGGTTTACTTTCGCGAATTGAAAACTGGACTGGTCCTGGCCGATAAAATCGAAAACAAGGAAGGGATGGTTTTGCTCAACCCGGGGCAGACCATCACGGAACTGCATATGATGCTGTTGCAGAATCATCAGGAGTTCATCGGCATCAAGGAACCGATCCTGATAAGAGAGGATTGA
- a CDS encoding mannose-1-phosphate guanylyltransferase/mannose-6-phosphate isomerase: MIVPVILSGGAGTRLWPLSREDHPKPFLAPAGGDSLLRRTFDRVLKFDDTERIVVAGPHHLQYPILNEYAALPGHGNVPLDFILEPMGRNTAPAIALAALYVSQEVGPETVLFVLAADQHLARPEVLQTAVATARELAENNFLVTIGIEPERPETGYGYIELGESLEHMLSPSPLRAERGVTVQEVTQFVEKPDRERAEAFLASGRYLWNAGMFCFRCDVFMGALLRTAPEVHDSVLNCWQGSRVRDRALKVNRDRFRKVPAISIDYAVMEKARQVAVVRCDPGWDDLGNWEAVARCFPEDEHGNRGEGDILHLGSEHCFVQAGSRLVAVVGMKDAFVIDTEDALLVADRGHLDSLRQVVAELRKRNHPAGDTGREVIRPWGRFAVIDQGEGYQVKRIVVAPGGMLSLQLHHHRLEHWVVVQGECRVILADSERVLGINDTMRIPPETRHRVTNCGDGPLIIIEVSTGTYLGEDDIVRFADIYGRVPSPDEAVEPD, from the coding sequence ATGATTGTTCCCGTCATTCTCTCTGGCGGCGCGGGCACGCGGCTGTGGCCCCTGTCGCGGGAGGACCATCCCAAACCATTTCTGGCTCCAGCGGGCGGCGACTCCCTTCTACGCCGCACCTTCGACCGCGTTCTGAAATTTGACGACACCGAGCGCATCGTCGTCGCCGGACCGCATCACCTGCAATACCCCATTCTAAACGAGTACGCGGCGCTCCCCGGCCACGGCAACGTGCCGCTGGATTTCATCCTGGAACCGATGGGACGCAACACCGCTCCGGCGATCGCGCTGGCGGCGTTGTATGTCTCGCAGGAAGTGGGGCCGGAGACGGTCCTGTTCGTCCTGGCGGCGGACCAGCACCTGGCGCGTCCGGAAGTGTTGCAAACGGCGGTGGCCACGGCGCGCGAACTGGCGGAGAATAATTTTCTCGTCACCATCGGCATCGAGCCCGAACGTCCGGAGACGGGTTACGGTTACATCGAGTTGGGCGAATCGCTGGAGCATATGCTGTCGCCTTCGCCGCTTCGCGCCGAGCGCGGCGTGACGGTGCAGGAAGTCACCCAGTTCGTGGAGAAACCGGACCGCGAACGCGCCGAGGCGTTTCTCGCTTCCGGCCGTTACCTGTGGAACGCGGGCATGTTCTGTTTCCGTTGCGACGTGTTCATGGGGGCACTGTTGCGCACGGCGCCGGAGGTGCACGACAGCGTGCTGAACTGCTGGCAGGGGTCGCGCGTGCGTGACCGGGCGCTGAAGGTGAACCGCGACCGCTTCCGGAAAGTCCCGGCCATCTCCATCGATTACGCGGTGATGGAAAAAGCGCGGCAGGTGGCGGTGGTGCGTTGTGATCCGGGCTGGGACGATTTGGGCAACTGGGAGGCGGTGGCGCGTTGTTTCCCCGAGGACGAGCACGGCAACCGCGGCGAAGGCGACATCCTGCATCTCGGCAGTGAACACTGTTTCGTGCAGGCGGGGTCGCGGCTGGTGGCAGTGGTCGGCATGAAAGACGCGTTCGTCATCGACACCGAAGACGCCCTGCTGGTGGCGGACCGCGGTCATCTGGACTCGTTGAGACAGGTGGTGGCGGAGTTGCGGAAACGCAACCATCCGGCAGGCGACACCGGCCGCGAGGTGATCCGCCCGTGGGGCCGGTTCGCGGTGATCGACCAGGGCGAAGGCTACCAGGTGAAACGCATCGTCGTCGCGCCCGGCGGCATGCTGTCGTTGCAACTCCATCACCATCGCCTCGAGCACTGGGTGGTGGTGCAGGGCGAATGCCGCGTGATCCTGGCGGACAGCGAACGTGTGCTTGGCATCAACGACACCATGCGGATCCCGCCCGAAACCCGCCACCGCGTGACCAACTGCGGAGACGGGCCGCTCATCATCATTGAAGTTTCCACCGGCACCTATCTGGGCGAGGACGACATCGTGCGCTTCGCCGACATTTACGGCCGGGTGCCGTCGCCGGACGAAGCGGTGGAACCGGATTGA
- a CDS encoding response regulator: MVDFQKFDRTNKRILLVDDTPSNLAVLRGALEPEGYRLAFASSGNETLEIVPELFPDLILLDVMMPGIDGFETCRRLKATEVGLGIPVIFITARRETQDVVEGFQAGGVDYIRKPIQQEEVCARVRNHLELLHLRRSLKQQYEKTREVLEETLNGSVSILMELLTNFDSNLFSRGTRVREVVREIADVLEYEEIWQLELAAMLAPIGNITIPPHILYKRNKKAPLSVREEELFRSIPKTSMKLLENIPHLKDVSKIVLYHKKGYDGSGYPPGTLEGKSIPLGSRILNLVFDLVELESMGLTRMQALEKMKERKGRYDLDLMRELYGYFQNQVQEEEKKRLKSVTLEGLKVGHVIAKRVDSVDGTLLLSPGQIITQAKLLLLKNHHLITGIKEPIQVMAEE, encoded by the coding sequence ATGGTTGATTTCCAGAAATTTGACAGAACCAACAAACGCATATTGCTTGTGGACGACACTCCCTCCAACCTCGCCGTTTTGAGAGGAGCGCTGGAGCCGGAAGGGTACCGTCTCGCATTTGCCTCCAGCGGCAACGAAACCCTTGAGATCGTGCCGGAACTCTTTCCGGACCTGATTCTCCTCGACGTCATGATGCCGGGCATCGACGGGTTCGAAACCTGCCGCCGTTTGAAGGCAACAGAGGTCGGCCTCGGCATTCCAGTCATCTTCATCACGGCCCGGCGCGAAACCCAGGACGTGGTGGAAGGTTTCCAGGCCGGGGGGGTCGATTACATCCGCAAACCCATTCAACAGGAGGAGGTCTGCGCCCGCGTCCGCAACCATCTCGAACTGCTTCACCTGCGCCGGTCCCTCAAGCAACAATACGAAAAGACCCGCGAAGTGCTGGAAGAAACCCTCAACGGCAGTGTGTCCATCCTGATGGAATTGCTGACCAATTTCGACAGCAACCTGTTCAGCCGCGGCACCCGGGTGCGGGAAGTGGTCAGGGAAATTGCGGACGTTCTGGAGTATGAAGAAATCTGGCAGTTGGAACTGGCCGCCATGCTGGCTCCCATCGGCAACATCACCATTCCACCGCACATCCTCTACAAGAGAAACAAAAAAGCGCCGCTTTCCGTCCGCGAAGAGGAACTATTCCGCAGCATTCCCAAAACCAGCATGAAACTTCTGGAAAACATCCCCCACCTCAAGGACGTTTCCAAAATCGTGCTGTATCACAAAAAGGGATACGACGGCTCCGGCTACCCTCCCGGTACGCTGGAAGGCAAATCCATTCCGCTTGGCTCGCGCATCCTCAACCTGGTGTTCGATCTCGTCGAGCTGGAAAGCATGGGATTGACCCGGATGCAGGCGCTGGAAAAAATGAAGGAGCGCAAGGGGCGGTACGATTTGGATCTGATGCGTGAATTGTACGGCTACTTCCAGAACCAGGTTCAGGAGGAAGAAAAAAAGCGCTTGAAATCCGTCACGCTCGAAGGCCTCAAGGTAGGCCACGTCATTGCGAAGCGGGTGGACTCGGTGGACGGCACGCTGTTGCTCTCACCGGGCCAGATCATCACTCAGGCCAAACTGCTTCTCCTGAAGAACCACCACCTCATCACCGGTATCAAGGAACCCATCCAGGTCATGGCGGAGGAGTGA
- a CDS encoding MASE1 domain-containing protein, which translates to MHTPAKSERLKIVYTNALVATFYILSGCLLAALAHFHGHSFPVFLPLGVALGFYLLFGDRILPGVFAGAFCMTLIFWLGLHPHPVSHLSLGTLIGIGILIAFGATLQTWTGGYIQRRWLINPHPLYHLRDLAVFVFVGGLLNSLIHTNFTVTALVWADLLAWEDYGIAWLTGWLGDSLGVLMVTPIFTAFQASRLQPLTSQKKMEAVLLAVLLYAGARILFHTPRTFEEYPLILLSFPLLVWAIFRFRHLGGVVLMVGISLLTIWGIGQTVYTQAGDHDKSVLFVQVYLFGLMMATYLLHSLLNRILEATRQSIQLGNLLSQAFHEIYLVDPETYQFVYVNPGARQNLGYSLEELQKCTPLAIAPEYNERRLSDLIKGLRSGENPQPVVETLHKRKDGTTYPVEVRLQLARVDGEDWVLAVALDITEKKKIQREIVAAREKAEQANRAKSVFLSSMSHEIRTPMNAILGYTQILNKDPELNHTQRAKLGGIQKAGYHLLDLINDILDFSKIEAGKLKLNYQDFNLSALVSDLCDIFRVRCDAKGLEFDLRDDLGSGEQWVHGDQGKLRQILINLLDNALKFTDEGAVGFRVLKKTDGVYQFEVRDTGIGISKDRQETIFSYYEQNWEGMERGGTGLGLTISQRLAKMMNGDLKIDSELGRGSLFRFSIPLPAVVEKRKPATRSLSSVARLAPGCRVRALVVDDNEANVDVLCEMLIDIGVEIKKAFSGKEGIEIAGEWKPDIIFMDFKMPHLNGLEAAKAIQHENHDIRIVIVTASNYRHERNRFLNEGMDAFVGKPFLREEILKTMQEVLGVEYEHRPGSRSTEDIVKPKLCTSDVNFSKVKVPDFLLLNLKKMAKLGMIADIEKQLAEVEKIQPEGPQLALHLRSLAEKFDKEGILKVLDTVGHG; encoded by the coding sequence ATGCATACGCCAGCCAAATCCGAAAGGCTGAAAATCGTCTATACCAATGCCCTGGTGGCGACCTTTTACATTTTGAGTGGTTGCCTGCTTGCCGCACTGGCGCATTTTCACGGCCATTCATTCCCGGTATTTCTTCCACTGGGCGTGGCCCTGGGGTTTTATCTGCTTTTTGGTGATCGCATTCTTCCGGGCGTGTTTGCGGGTGCGTTCTGTATGACTTTGATTTTCTGGCTGGGCCTGCACCCCCACCCAGTGTCCCACCTCTCTCTCGGCACACTCATCGGCATCGGTATTTTGATCGCCTTCGGCGCGACCCTGCAAACCTGGACCGGCGGCTACATTCAGCGCCGGTGGCTGATCAATCCCCACCCCCTGTATCATCTTCGGGACCTCGCCGTATTTGTGTTTGTGGGTGGGCTTCTCAACAGCCTCATTCATACCAATTTCACCGTCACCGCGCTGGTTTGGGCCGACCTCCTGGCCTGGGAGGATTATGGAATCGCGTGGCTGACCGGCTGGCTGGGCGACAGCCTGGGCGTTCTCATGGTCACCCCGATCTTTACCGCGTTTCAAGCCTCCCGCCTGCAACCGCTGACCTCACAGAAAAAAATGGAGGCGGTCCTGCTGGCGGTTCTTTTGTACGCCGGCGCCCGGATCCTTTTCCACACCCCGCGCACTTTTGAGGAATACCCGCTCATCCTCCTGTCCTTTCCTCTGCTTGTGTGGGCGATCTTCCGGTTCCGTCATCTGGGGGGTGTGGTGCTCATGGTGGGAATCAGTCTCTTGACCATCTGGGGCATCGGCCAGACCGTTTACACGCAGGCCGGAGATCACGACAAAAGCGTCCTCTTCGTGCAGGTGTATCTGTTCGGCCTCATGATGGCCACCTACCTCCTGCACTCCTTGCTCAACCGGATTCTGGAGGCCACGCGCCAGTCGATCCAGTTGGGAAACCTGCTCAGCCAGGCCTTCCATGAAATTTACCTGGTCGATCCTGAAACCTATCAGTTCGTTTACGTCAACCCGGGCGCCCGCCAGAACCTGGGGTATTCGCTGGAAGAATTGCAGAAATGCACCCCACTGGCCATCGCCCCGGAGTACAACGAACGCAGGCTCAGTGATCTGATTAAAGGGTTGAGAAGCGGGGAAAATCCCCAGCCGGTGGTGGAAACCCTGCACAAGCGAAAGGATGGAACCACGTATCCGGTGGAAGTGCGGCTTCAATTGGCCCGTGTGGATGGTGAGGACTGGGTTCTCGCGGTTGCCCTCGACATTACCGAGAAAAAGAAAATTCAGCGCGAAATCGTCGCCGCGCGCGAAAAAGCCGAGCAGGCCAACCGCGCCAAAAGCGTTTTTCTCTCCAGCATGAGTCACGAAATCCGCACCCCCATGAACGCCATCCTCGGTTACACCCAAATCCTGAACAAGGATCCGGAATTGAACCACACACAGCGGGCCAAACTGGGAGGCATCCAGAAAGCGGGGTACCACCTGCTGGACCTCATCAATGACATTCTCGACTTCTCCAAAATCGAAGCCGGCAAACTGAAGTTGAACTATCAGGATTTCAACCTGTCCGCCCTGGTCAGCGACTTGTGTGACATCTTTCGCGTCCGGTGCGATGCAAAAGGCCTTGAGTTCGACCTTCGCGATGATCTCGGAAGCGGCGAGCAATGGGTGCACGGCGACCAGGGGAAACTGCGTCAGATCCTCATCAACCTGCTGGACAACGCCCTCAAGTTCACCGATGAGGGCGCCGTGGGCTTTCGGGTACTGAAAAAAACCGATGGTGTGTATCAGTTCGAAGTCCGGGACACGGGCATCGGCATTTCCAAAGACAGGCAGGAGACGATTTTCAGTTACTACGAGCAAAACTGGGAAGGAATGGAACGCGGCGGGACGGGTCTGGGTTTGACTATTTCCCAACGGCTCGCAAAAATGATGAACGGAGATCTGAAAATCGACTCCGAATTGGGCCGAGGCTCGTTGTTCCGGTTTTCCATTCCTCTCCCGGCGGTCGTCGAGAAGCGGAAACCCGCCACGCGGAGTTTGTCCAGCGTCGCGCGGCTGGCTCCCGGCTGCCGGGTGCGGGCCCTCGTTGTGGATGACAACGAGGCCAACGTCGATGTCCTGTGTGAAATGCTCATCGACATCGGTGTGGAAATTAAAAAGGCCTTTTCAGGAAAGGAAGGCATCGAGATCGCAGGCGAATGGAAGCCTGACATCATTTTCATGGATTTCAAAATGCCGCACCTCAACGGCCTCGAAGCGGCGAAAGCCATCCAGCACGAAAACCATGACATCCGCATTGTTATCGTCACCGCCTCCAATTACCGCCACGAGCGCAACCGCTTCCTCAATGAGGGCATGGATGCGTTTGTCGGCAAACCTTTTCTGCGGGAGGAAATCCTGAAAACCATGCAAGAGGTGCTGGGTGTCGAGTATGAACATCGACCGGGAAGCAGATCGACGGAAGATATAGTAAAGCCGAAGTTGTGCACGTCCGATGTGAATTTTTCCAAGGTGAAGGTCCCTGATTTTCTATTACTTAACCTGAAAAAAATGGCAAAATTAGGTATGATTGCCGATATAGAAAAGCAGTTGGCCGAGGTCGAAAAAATCCAGCCTGAGGGACCTCAACTGGCATTACACCTCAGATCTCTAGCCGAAAAGTTTGATAAAGAAGGAATTCTCAAAGTTTTAGATACCGTCGGGCATGGTTGA
- a CDS encoding transporter translates to MRVTLTGSFLAVLLLTAPPSWAADTSPIVTDRPGQSDASSLVAPGTLQFELGYTLTHDDNNSHTLSHAPAQALWRLGWTEWLEFRFALDGYAHQETPSGADNAGFGDGNIGTKFYFWGPRGMRPEFALDWGVSLPFGDDEVSRNRYDPFVRLLFTSVVTDRFSITYNLGTEWDTTTLPSGARETLGAYTYTFSPTYVLTPQWSVFAEVFGSIPMDPADDAHTFNGGVLWLITPDWQFDLSAGVGLNDAATDLFIAAGLSTRWANLF, encoded by the coding sequence ATGCGAGTCACCTTAACGGGGTCCTTCCTCGCAGTCCTGTTGCTAACGGCGCCGCCTTCATGGGCCGCAGACACTTCACCCATTGTCACCGACCGGCCGGGGCAGTCCGACGCGAGCAGTCTGGTGGCGCCGGGCACCCTGCAATTCGAGTTGGGGTACACCCTGACACACGATGACAACAATAGCCACACCCTCTCCCACGCCCCAGCCCAAGCTCTTTGGCGGCTGGGATGGACGGAGTGGCTGGAGTTCCGCTTTGCCCTGGATGGCTACGCGCACCAGGAAACCCCGAGCGGGGCGGACAATGCGGGATTCGGCGACGGCAATATCGGCACCAAATTTTATTTCTGGGGGCCGCGGGGAATGCGCCCGGAATTCGCTCTCGACTGGGGAGTGAGCCTTCCCTTCGGCGATGACGAGGTGTCCCGCAACCGATACGATCCCTTCGTGCGTTTGCTGTTCACCAGCGTGGTCACTGACCGCTTCAGCATTACCTACAACCTGGGCACGGAATGGGATACCACCACCCTGCCCAGCGGCGCGCGGGAAACCCTGGGCGCTTACACCTACACTTTTTCGCCCACATATGTGCTCACCCCGCAATGGAGCGTGTTCGCGGAAGTGTTCGGCTCCATCCCGATGGACCCGGCGGACGACGCGCACACCTTCAACGGCGGGGTGTTGTGGCTGATCACGCCGGACTGGCAGTTCGATCTGTCGGCCGGTGTGGGGCTGAACGATGCGGCGACCGATCTGTTCATCGCCGCGGGTCTGTCCACCCGCTGGGCGAATCTGTTTTGA
- a CDS encoding glycosyltransferase family 4 protein — MKLIVNTEILTPPPRGIGNYVFHLLQELQEQETVGTVLCFNGSDRLLTVDEVTARLNAASTKPKTLACREALCEAPRDAIDALFRELTRPHADALYLEPEFLSRPFEGPMAALVYDLSPVRHPEFHRQAYCTMIQTYAPVCLERAAHVFTVSEFTRSEIISSWGVPRDKITIIPPGVSPAFRPRKPDEVEAVRAKYNLPSHYLLSVGTLEPKKNQTNLIAAYSRLPMNLREDYPLVLVGAPGWGTERLQAVIHSYHHPGELFYLGYVDQEDLPFLYSGAYAFVYVSVYEGFGMCLLEAMASGLPILTSNQSALPEMGNESMLMTNPLNLNALTSNLERLIRDDEFRSKARATGPKKARSHSWETSCRKMVQTLCKISETAF, encoded by the coding sequence TTGAAACTGATCGTCAACACAGAAATCCTGACGCCTCCGCCGCGAGGCATTGGAAATTATGTCTTCCATCTCCTGCAGGAACTCCAGGAGCAGGAGACCGTGGGGACGGTGCTGTGTTTCAACGGCTCCGACCGCCTGCTGACGGTCGACGAAGTCACCGCCCGGCTCAATGCCGCTTCCACCAAGCCGAAAACCCTGGCCTGCCGGGAAGCGTTGTGCGAAGCGCCGCGCGATGCCATCGATGCCCTGTTCCGGGAGCTGACCCGGCCGCATGCCGACGCCCTGTACCTGGAGCCCGAATTCCTGTCCCGCCCGTTTGAAGGCCCGATGGCCGCTCTCGTTTATGATCTGTCTCCGGTCCGGCATCCGGAGTTTCACCGCCAGGCGTACTGCACCATGATACAGACCTATGCGCCTGTCTGCCTGGAACGGGCGGCGCACGTGTTCACCGTCTCCGAGTTCACACGGAGCGAAATCATATCTTCGTGGGGGGTGCCGCGGGACAAAATCACCATCATCCCGCCCGGCGTTTCCCCCGCCTTCCGGCCACGCAAACCGGATGAAGTGGAGGCGGTGCGGGCGAAATACAACCTGCCCTCGCACTATTTGTTGTCCGTTGGCACGCTGGAACCGAAAAAGAACCAGACCAACCTGATTGCGGCGTACTCCCGACTCCCCATGAATCTGCGGGAGGATTATCCCCTGGTGCTGGTGGGCGCACCGGGATGGGGCACGGAACGGTTGCAGGCGGTGATTCATTCCTACCACCATCCGGGAGAGCTGTTTTACCTGGGGTATGTGGACCAGGAGGATCTGCCTTTCCTTTACAGCGGCGCTTATGCCTTCGTGTACGTGTCGGTGTACGAGGGATTCGGCATGTGCCTGCTGGAAGCCATGGCCAGCGGCCTGCCGATTCTGACCTCCAACCAGTCGGCTTTGCCGGAGATGGGGAACGAGTCCATGTTGATGACCAATCCCCTCAACCTGAATGCCTTGACGTCCAACCTGGAACGTTTGATCCGTGACGATGAGTTCCGGTCCAAAGCCCGCGCGACGGGACCGAAAAAAGCACGGAGCCATTCATGGGAAACCAGCTGCCGCAAGATGGTGCAGACCCTGTGCAAAATTTCGGAAACTGCTTTCTGA
- a CDS encoding CobW family GTP-binding protein: MQDHNGKHRELPVTLLAGFLGSGKTTLLNHILTGRHGRRIAVIENEFGEIGIDHDLVIGADEDLFEMSNGCICCSIKGDLIETLNRLLARQKQIDYIVIEATGLASPGPIAQAFMVEDEIAQGLTLDGVVTLVDCKHIWNYLDELDVAWEQIAFSNVILLNKTDLVTEDELQRVRQRVAEINPMATIHKTRHSQLDLEWVLDIGGFDLKRLAFDDADGLVGHHDDHAHTHAEDAITSVGITVPGCIDSNRFNIWLQMLFLTEGMDVFRAKGILNVEDSPNRYIFQSVYMMFDVREDRPWGGTPRQNTLLFIGRNLNRERLQAGVESCMV; the protein is encoded by the coding sequence ATGCAAGACCATAATGGAAAACACAGGGAGCTCCCTGTCACTCTGCTGGCGGGGTTTCTCGGCTCCGGCAAGACCACCCTGCTCAACCACATCCTCACCGGCCGGCACGGCCGGCGCATCGCCGTCATCGAAAACGAGTTCGGCGAGATCGGCATCGACCACGACCTCGTCATCGGCGCCGATGAGGATCTGTTCGAGATGAGCAACGGGTGCATCTGCTGTTCGATCAAGGGTGACCTGATCGAAACGCTCAACCGACTGCTCGCCCGGCAGAAGCAGATCGACTACATCGTCATCGAGGCGACGGGCCTCGCCTCTCCCGGCCCCATCGCGCAGGCCTTCATGGTGGAGGACGAGATCGCACAGGGATTGACGCTGGACGGGGTGGTGACGCTGGTCGATTGCAAACATATCTGGAACTACCTCGACGAGCTGGACGTGGCGTGGGAGCAGATCGCCTTTTCCAATGTCATCCTGCTCAACAAAACCGATCTGGTGACGGAAGACGAATTGCAACGCGTGCGCCAGCGTGTCGCCGAGATCAACCCCATGGCCACCATTCATAAGACGCGCCATTCGCAACTGGATCTGGAATGGGTGCTGGACATCGGCGGATTCGATCTGAAGCGGCTGGCATTCGACGATGCCGACGGACTCGTCGGACATCATGATGACCATGCCCACACCCACGCGGAAGACGCCATCACCTCCGTCGGCATCACCGTTCCCGGTTGCATCGATTCCAACCGCTTCAACATCTGGTTGCAGATGCTGTTTCTCACCGAGGGCATGGACGTGTTCCGCGCCAAGGGCATTCTGAATGTCGAGGACTCGCCCAACCGCTACATCTTCCAGAGCGTGTACATGATGTTCGATGTCAGGGAAGACCGTCCGTGGGGCGGCACCCCACGCCAGAACACGCTGTTGTTCATCGGCAGAAACCTCAACCGCGAACGCCTGCAAGCGGGCGTTGAATCCTGCATGGTGTGA